Proteins found in one Limnohabitans sp. TEGF004 genomic segment:
- a CDS encoding ABC transporter permease: MTTFTDTALTALHLLTELDPVLWSIVGRSLWVSVLATVMACSIGVVLGAWLGVARFAGRDALLTVLNTLLALPSVVVGLLVYLLLSRTGPLGSLGWLFSLKAMVLAQTILVLPVVTALTRQCVEDAERNHGEQLQSLGAKPWLRSVLLAWDERYTLLTVLIAAFGRAISEVGAVMVVGGNIEGFTRVMTTAIALETSKGDLPLALALGLVLMSVVLLLNVLISALRRWRQRIDGAGADPVQGVLV; the protein is encoded by the coding sequence ATGACGACGTTCACCGATACCGCGCTGACTGCGCTTCATTTACTGACTGAATTAGACCCCGTGCTTTGGTCCATTGTTGGACGCTCCTTGTGGGTGAGCGTGCTGGCCACGGTGATGGCGTGCAGCATCGGTGTGGTGCTGGGTGCTTGGTTGGGCGTGGCGCGTTTTGCAGGGCGCGATGCGCTGCTGACGGTGCTCAACACTTTGCTGGCTTTGCCCTCGGTGGTGGTTGGTTTGTTGGTCTATTTGCTGCTGTCGCGCACGGGGCCTTTGGGTTCTTTGGGGTGGTTGTTCAGCCTTAAGGCCATGGTGCTGGCGCAAACGATATTAGTGCTGCCGGTGGTCACGGCGCTCACGCGCCAATGTGTGGAAGATGCTGAGCGCAACCACGGCGAGCAGCTGCAGTCGCTGGGCGCCAAGCCTTGGCTGCGCAGCGTGCTGCTGGCGTGGGACGAGCGCTACACCTTGCTCACCGTGTTGATCGCTGCCTTCGGTCGTGCCATTTCCGAAGTGGGTGCGGTGATGGTGGTGGGTGGCAACATCGAAGGCTTCACCCGTGTGATGACGACGGCCATTGCGCTGGAAACCAGCAAGGGTGATTTGCCTTTGGCTCTGGCCTTGGGCCTGGTGCTCATGAGTGTGGTGTTGTTGTTGAACGTGTTGATTTCTGCGCTGCGTCGCTGGCGACAACGCATCGACGGTGCTGGCGCTGACCCCGTGCAAGGGGTGCTGGTATGA
- a CDS encoding ATP-binding cassette domain-containing protein, with protein sequence MSAVLSLQDVSVQFDTHMALHDVNLQMKAGERVALVGANGSGKSTLLRVAHGLLKVSSGSVAVAPEVHQAMVFQRPHMLRTSVLRFVVWGLWLQGTPWREAHVRAMQALERVGLQDMAERSARTLSGGQQQRLALARAWALNPNFVLLDEPTSSLDPHAKREVERLLAEWVASSNVSLLFSSHNLGQVKRLATRVIYLEAGRVLADLSMEEFFNRPLGESHPEAHLFLKGELG encoded by the coding sequence ATGAGTGCGGTGTTGAGTTTGCAAGATGTGTCGGTGCAGTTCGATACGCACATGGCGTTGCACGATGTCAACTTGCAAATGAAGGCTGGCGAGCGTGTGGCGTTGGTGGGCGCGAATGGCTCTGGAAAAAGCACACTGCTGCGCGTGGCGCATGGTTTGTTGAAAGTTTCAAGTGGCAGCGTGGCTGTGGCTCCTGAGGTGCACCAAGCCATGGTGTTTCAGCGCCCGCACATGTTGCGCACCTCGGTGCTGCGTTTTGTGGTGTGGGGTTTGTGGCTGCAAGGCACACCTTGGCGTGAAGCGCATGTGCGTGCCATGCAGGCGCTAGAGCGCGTGGGTTTGCAAGATATGGCTGAGCGTTCGGCACGCACTTTGTCGGGCGGGCAGCAGCAGCGCTTGGCACTTGCCCGTGCGTGGGCCTTGAACCCTAACTTTGTGTTGTTGGACGAGCCCACGTCTAGCCTTGATCCGCATGCCAAACGCGAGGTGGAGCGCTTGTTGGCTGAGTGGGTGGCATCGTCGAATGTGAGCCTGCTGTTCAGCAGCCACAACTTAGGCCAAGTCAAGCGCTTAGCCACCCGTGTGATTTATTTAGAGGCAGGCCGTGTGTTGGCCGACCTGTCCATGGAAGAGTTTTTCAATCGACCTTTGGGTGAGAGCCACCCCGAGGCACATTTGTTTTTAAAGGGAGAGTTGGGATGA
- a CDS encoding substrate-binding domain-containing protein — translation MTRRTHLVSLAGLLAVALTFGSSVAQAQAPSIVMASTTSTEQSGLFSHLLPAFKQATGIDIKVVALGTGQALDTGRRGDADVLFVHDQVAEEKFVAEGFGVKRLPVMYNDFVLVGPANDPAKTRGKDIVSALQKVANTQAGFVSRGDKSGTHAAELRFWKQAGLDNKGSGYKECGCGMGPALNIASSTGAYALTDRGTWLNFKNRQDLQILVEGDKSLFNQYGVMVVNPAKHPHVKADLAQKFVDWVVSPAGQASINGYKIGGEQLFFANANK, via the coding sequence ATGACACGTCGTACACATTTGGTTTCGTTGGCTGGTTTGCTGGCTGTGGCTTTGACATTTGGCAGCAGCGTGGCCCAAGCGCAAGCACCTAGCATCGTGATGGCGTCGACCACGTCCACCGAGCAATCGGGTTTGTTCTCACACTTGCTGCCGGCTTTCAAACAAGCCACGGGCATTGACATCAAGGTGGTGGCTCTGGGAACTGGCCAAGCTTTGGACACTGGTCGCCGCGGCGATGCAGATGTGTTGTTTGTGCACGATCAAGTGGCCGAAGAAAAGTTTGTAGCTGAAGGCTTTGGCGTAAAACGCCTGCCTGTGATGTACAACGACTTCGTGCTGGTTGGCCCTGCGAATGACCCAGCCAAAACACGCGGCAAAGACATCGTGTCTGCCTTACAAAAAGTGGCCAACACGCAAGCCGGTTTTGTGTCACGCGGTGACAAAAGCGGCACACACGCGGCTGAATTGCGCTTTTGGAAACAAGCGGGTTTAGACAACAAAGGCAGTGGCTACAAAGAGTGCGGTTGCGGCATGGGCCCAGCGTTGAACATTGCGTCATCTACGGGCGCATATGCACTGACAGACCGTGGCACTTGGTTGAACTTTAAAAACCGTCAAGATTTGCAAATCTTGGTCGAAGGCGACAAGAGCTTGTTCAACCAATACGGCGTCATGGTGGTCAACCCCGCCAAGCACCCGCATGTCAAAGCAGATTTGGCACAGAAGTTTGTGGACTGGGT